From the genome of Oxyura jamaicensis isolate SHBP4307 breed ruddy duck chromosome 2, BPBGC_Ojam_1.0, whole genome shotgun sequence, one region includes:
- the CLDN12 gene encoding claudin-12: protein MGCRDVHAATVLAFLSGTASVAGLLAAVLLPNWRQMRLYTFNKNEKNVTVYTGLWIKCARIDGSRDCVIYDPQWYTAVDQLDLRVLQFALPLSMFTAVSALFLCLIGMCNTAFVSSVPNVKLAKCLVNSAGCHLVAGLLFLLACAICLTPSIWVIFYNNYLNRKYEPVFSFDISVFIAIASAGGLFFTSVLLFLWYCACKSLPSPFWQPLYSHAPSMHSYASQPYSARSRLSAIEIDIPVVTHTS, encoded by the coding sequence ATGGGCTGCCGGGATGTTCATGCAGCAACAGTGCTGGCCTTCCTCAGCGGAACAGCCTCGGTGGCCGGACTCCTGGCGGCAGTTCTGCTTCCAAACTGGAGGCAAATGAGACTGTACACGTTCAACAAGAACGAGAAGAATGTGACCGTTTACACCGGACTCTGGATTAAGTGTGCTCGCATTGATGGGAGCAGAGACTGCGTGATATATGACCCACAGTGGTACACGGCCGTTGATCAGCTGGATTTGCGCGTTCTTCAGTTTGCCCTCCCGCTCAGTATGTTTACTGCTGTCTcagctctgtttctctgcttGATTGGCATGTGTAACACAGCCTTTGTGTCGAGTGTGCCAAACGTCAAGCTGGCAAAATGCCTCGTAAATAGCGCGGGCTGCCATCTCGTGGCCGGCCTCTTGTTCCTGCTCGCATGTGCAATTTGTCTCACTCCGTCAATCTGGGTCATTTTTTATAACAATtatctgaacagaaaatacGAGCCTGTCTTTAGCTTTGACATCTCTGTATTTATTGCCATCGCCAGCGCCGGTGGTCTGTTTTTCACTTCcgttttgttatttctgtggtATTGTGCGTGTAAGAGCCTACCGTCTCCTTTCTGGCAGCCCCTCTACTCGCATGCCCCCAGCATGCACAGCTACGCCTCTCAGCCGTATTCTGCACGCTCTCGCCTCTCTGCCATAGAAATCGACATTCCTGTTGTGACGCATACGTCCTAA